Below is a window of Caballeronia insecticola DNA.
CGCGTTCAGCATCTTGAGCGCGCCGCTGTCCTGCTTGAGCTGAATCGACGATTCCTTCGCCGCGACCGTCTGGCCGTTCGAGAACGCGCCCGGCTGGCTCACCGCCGTCTTCGTGTTGATCACGACCGAGAGATTGCCGTGCGCGACCGCGCAGTTTTGCAACGTGACCATCTGGTTCATGACGATCGAACCGGTGCGCGCGTTCAGGATCACCTTCGCGGCGGCCTGCGCCGGACGCACGTCGATGTTCTGTAACTGCGCCATGAACGACACCTGCTCGCTCGCGTCCTGCGGCGCGCGCAGTTGAATCGTGCGGCCGTCGAGCGCGAGCGCCGTGCCCATGCCGAACTGATTGTTCACCGCCGCGACGATGCGCTGCGTCGTGTCGAAATCCATCTCGCGCAGTTCCATCTGCATGACGCCGCCTTGCTGCTGCAGCGCCGTCGGCACCGCGCGCTCGACGATCGCGCCCGCCGAAATGCGCCCGACCGCAAGCTGATTGACCTGCACCTTGCTGCCGTTCGCGCTCGCGCCCGCGCCGCCGACGACAAGATTGCCCTGCGCCATTGCGTACACCTGGCCGTCCGCGCCCTTCAGCGGCGACATCAGCAGCGTGCCGCCGCGCAGGCTCTTCGCGTTGCCGAGCGAGGACACCGTCACGTCGATCGCTTCGCCCGGACGCGCGAACGGCGGCAGCGTCGCGGTCACCATCACGGCGGCGACGTTCTTCAACTGCATGTTCTGCGTCGTCGCCGAGTTCACCGTGATGCCGAGATTGCCGAGCATGTTGGTGAGCGATTGCGTCGTGAAAGGCGTTTGCATCGTCTGGTCGCCGGTGCCGTCGAGACCGACGACGAGGCCATAGCCGATCAGCGGATTGTCGCGCACGCCCTGAAACGAGACGAGGTCCTTGAGACGCTCGGCGTGCGCGGGCGGTACCGTGTGGATCGCGACGAGTGCGGCCGCGAGCGAGAAGGAAACGAAACGAAGAAGCGGATTCATGATCAGAACGGCGCGACGTTGAGGAAGAAGCGCTGGAGCCAGCCCATGTTCTGCGCTTCGTCGATATAACCCTTCGCCGAATATTCGATCTTCGCGTCGGCGATTTGCGTGGAGAACACGGTGTTGGTGCCCGAGATGGTCGTCGGATTGACGACGCCCGAGAAGCGCACGTATTCGTTGCCCTGATTGATGAGCATCTGCTTCTCGCCGCTCACCATCAGGTTGCCGTTGGGCAGAACGTCCGTGACGGTCACGGTCAGCGTGCCGCTGAACGTGTTGGCCGCGCTCGCGCCGCCGGTCGCGGTGAACTTGTTGGCGCCGGTGGCCGACAGATTCGTGTTGTTGAACAGGCCGCCGAAGATGCCCGGCACGGTCGGCACGGCGAACGCGGCGTTGCTGCCGCGGTTCGTGTTGGCCGCCGACGACTTCGTCGCGTTGACGTTTTCCGAGATCACGATGGTCAGGATGTCGCCCACGTTGCGCGGACGCTGATCTTCGAACAGCGGCCGGCCCGCATAGCCCGCGTTGTAGATCGCGCCCGGCGAACGCGTGCCGACGGGCGGCTGCGGCGGACGCGCCGACATCGGCTGCTGGACGATCGGCTCTTTCGGCACGAGGCCGCATGCCCCGAGCGCCGCGATGAGCGCGGCGATCGTTGCACGCGAGAGAATTTGAGTAGACGACATCGTGGTGACTCGTATCGAGCGAATAAAGCGTTAAACCTGCATCTGCGAGAGCGTCTGCAACATCTGGTCGGACGTGGTCACGGCCTTGCTGTTGATCTCGTAGGCGCGCTGGGTCTGGATCATGTTGACCAGTTCCTGCACCACGTTCACGTTCGACGCTTCCACATAACCCTGTTGCAGCGAACCCGCGCCGTTCAGACCCGGCTGCGACACGTTCGGCGCGCCGGAGCTGCCCGTCTCGGAGAACAGGTTTTCGCCGCGCGCTTCGAGACCGGCCGGGTTGATGAAGGTCGCAAGCTGAATCGCGCCGACGGTCGTGCTGGTCGACGTGCCCGACTGCACGATCGACACCGTGCCGTCCGAGCCGATGGTGATCGAGGTTGCGTTCTGCGGAATCGTGATCGCCGGGTTCAGTTGATAGCCGCTCGACGTGACGAGCTGGCCCTGCGCGTTGGTCTGGAACGAGCCGTCGCGCGTATAGGCGGTCGTGCCGTCGGGCATCGTCACCTGGAAGAAGCCTTGGCCGTTGATCGCGACGTCCTTCGAATTGCCGGTCTGCTGCAAATTGCCCTGCGTGTAGAGCCGTTCGGTTGCGACCTGCTGCACGCCGGTGCCGAGCTGCACGCCCGAAGCGAGTTCGGTCTGCTGCGTGGAGTTCGCGCCCGGCTGGCGGGTCGTCTGATACAGCAGGTCTTCGAACACCGCGCGCGAGCCCTTGAAGCCGTTCGTGCTCACGTTGGCCAGGTTGTTCGAGATGGTGTCCATCTGCGCCTGTTGCGCATTCATGCCGGTCGCGGCGATGTAAAGAGAGCGATTCATGTGTGTTTCCTGAGTGTCTTGTCTGCGCCGCTTAGGAGAAGTTCAGCAGCTTGTTGGCCGACTGTTCGTTCTGGTCGGCCGATTCCATCAGCTTGGTCTGCATCTGGAACTGCCGGGCGTTGGTGATCATCGAGACCATCGCCGAGACCGGGTTCACGTTGCTGCCTTCGAGCGCGCCACCGGCTACGACGACGCTCGGGTCCGCATCCGCGGGGTCGCCCGTCGCGGTGCGGAAGAGCCCGTCGTCGCCGCGCGAAAGCGACGCCGGATCGGGATTCACGAGCTTCAGCTGATCGACCACCGCGATGGCCGTCGGCGGGTCGCCGGGGATCAGCGCGGAGATCGTGCCGTCGTGGCCGATCGTCACTTCCGCGCCCGGCGGAATCGACAGCGGCCCGCTGTTGCCGAGCACCGGCAGGTTGTTCGCCGTGACGAGCTGGCCGTTCTGATCGACATGCAGGTTGCCGGCGCGCGTGTACGCCTCGCTGCCGTCCGCCGCCTGCACGGACAGCCAGCCGGGGCCCTGGATCGCGACATCGAGCGGATTGCCGGTCTGCTGCACCGGGCCCGCCGAGTAGTCCGCATTCGGCGTCGACGAGAGCACGAAGGTGCGCGTCGTGCCATCGGCGGACTGGTTCTCGAACGACATCGGCACCTGGCGGAACGCCGCGAGCTGCGCCTTGAAACCCGTGGTCGACGTGTTCGCGAGGTTGTTCGCCACGACGGCTTGCTGTTCCAGTGCCTGGCTCGCGCCGGTCATCGCGGTGTAGATCAGACGGTCCATGAATCGCTTCCTTCTTGCCTGCGTGCGGGCGGTGCTTACAGATTGATCAGCGTCTGGTCGACGGTCTGCTGCGTCTTGATCGTCTGCGCGTTCGCCTGATAGTTGCGCTGCGCGGTGATCAGGTTCACGAGTTCGCTCGTCAGATCGACGTTGGAGTTTTCCACCGCGCCGCCCTGCAGCGTGCCGTGGTTGGTCGAGCCCGGCACGGACACTTGCGCGGCGCCCGACGCGGCGGTTTGCGCGTACACGTTGCCGCCCAGGTTCTGCAGGCCGTTCTGGTTGTTGAAGTTGGCGATCGCGATCTGGCCGAGCGCCTTCGTGCCGCCGTTCGAGTAGTTCCCGGTCAGCATGCCGTCGCTGCCCACGGTGAAGCCTGTCAGTTCGCCTGTGGCGAGACCGTCCTGATGCAGGTTCGTGAGGCCGCTCTTCGCGCCGTACTGCGTCGTGCCGGCGAGGTTCAACGTGAGCGACTGCGTGGTGGCGCCGTTGTCCGCGCCGTTCGGGATCGTGAAGGTGAACTGGCCGGTCTTGGGCGAGGTCACGCCGCCCGTCGTGCTCGCGGTCGTCGAGCTGAGATTGCCGGACGCATCGAACGTCACGCCGCCGAGATCCGTGGTCTTCGAGACCGGGTCGCCGTAACCCGCGAAGGCTTCCCAGGAACCGGTGGCCGTCTTCGTGAAGTACACGGACACTTTCTGCGTGCCGCCGAGCGTGTCGAACGCATCCACCGAAGTCGACGCGTTATACGTGTTGCCGTCGTTCGGATCGAAATTGGCGGCGGCCTTGTTGGCGTCTTGCGAGTTCAGGTTGAACGAGGCGGTGATGGTCTTGGTCGCGACCGGCGAGAGATTGGCCGTCGGCACCGACAGCGGCACCGTGCTCGCGCTGTTGACGACGCCGCTCGAATCCGCCGCGTAGCCCATCAGTTGCAGGCCCGACGAGTTGACGATGTTGCCGTTGTCATCGAGATGGAACACGCCGTTGCGCGAATACACGACCGAGCCGTTGTTCGACAGCTGATAGAAACCGTTGCCGTTGATCGCGACGTCGAGCGCCTGGTTGGTCGTCGTGATCGTGCCTTGCGAGAACTGCTGCTGCACTTCCGACAGCCGCGTGCCGATGCCGATCTGGTTGTTGACGGCGGTGGCCATCGAGTTGGCGTACATGTCGGCGAATTGCGCCGAGCCCTGCTTGAAGCCGACGGTGTTCGCGTTCGCGATGTTGTTGCCGATCACGTCGAGGTCGCTCGATGCAGCGCCCAGACCGCTCAGTGCTTGTTGATAGCTCATGGATGTTTCTCCGCGACGAGTCCGCGCTCGCCCTATAAAAGTGGAATCAGAGGATCGACGCGACGCTCGTCAGCGCAACCGTGGAACCGTTCGCGAGCTTGAGACCCGGCGCGCCGCCCGACATCTGCACGACGCTCTGGACCTGCGAGGCTGCAAGCGTCGTCGCCGTGGCTTGCTGGCCGTTGATCGTGCCTTGCGCAGTGATCGTGTAGCTGCCGTCGGGGAGTGCCGTGCCCTTCGAATCGACGGCCTTCCAGCCCGTCACCGGCACGACGCCCGCGCCTTGCGCGCCGAGATCGAGCGTGTTGACGATCTGGCCCGACGCGTTCTTGACCACGATCTGCAGGTCGCTCACGTCGTTCGCGAGTTGCACGCCGAAGCTCGACGCCGTGCCGCTCGCCACCGTCACGCCGTTGCCGGCTGCAAGCACGTTCGAGCCGATCAAGAGCGCGGCCTGCGTCTGCTGGCCGGCGGACAGTTGCGTCGCGAGCGACGACAGCGACGTGTTCAGCTGCCCGATGCCCGTCACCGTGTTGATCTGCGCGAGCTGCGAGGTCATCTGCGAGCTGTCGGCGGGGTTGGTCGGGTCCTGGTTCTTCAACTGCGTCACGAGCAGCGTCAGAAAAGTGTTCTGCAAATCCGACGCCGATTGCGCGCCGGTCGCCGAGCTCGACGAAGCCGACGAACTCGACGATGTGCCGTTCATGGTGTCGAGCAGCGTCTTCGACACCGTGGTGCCGTTGCTGCCGATGGTTGTGCTGGTCGTCACGTGGGGTTCCTTGGGGTTCTGAATCAGGTTCCGATGGTCAGGGTCTTGAGCATCAATTGCTTGGCGGTATTGAGCGTCTCGACGTTCGCCTGATAGGAACGCGACGCGGAAATCATGTTGACCATCTCCTGCACCGGATCGACGTTCGGCAGCGTCACGTAGCCGTCCGCGTTCGCCGCCGGATTGCTCGGGTCGTAGCTGGTTTTCATCGGCGTGGGATCGTCGATGACGCCGGTCACCTGCACGCCGCCGACCTGCTGGCCCGACGCGGTGCGCGCGCCACCGAGCGGATCGACCGCGAACACGACCTGCTTCGCCTTGTACGGCTGGCCGTCGGGGCCGGTCGTGCTGTCCGCGTTGGCGAGATTCGACGCGGTGACGTTCAGGCGCTGCGCCTGGGCCGACATCGCCGAGCCGGCGACGTTGAAGATATTCATCAAAGAGGGCATCGATATTCCTTAACTGTTCGACGTGATCGCCGCGAGCATCGACTTGATCTGCGAACTCAGCACCGTCATGCCGGCCTCGAAGTGCAGCGCGTTGTCCGCGAACTGCACGCGCTCGGCGTCGAGATCGACCGTGTTGCCGTCGAGCGACGGCTGGCTCGGCACGCGATAAGCGAGGCGGCCATAGTCGTCGGTGGAGCCGCCCGATGCGTTGAGCGTCGACGTGCCGGCCATGTGGCCTTTCGCGGTCGTCGCCATCGCGGCGCCCATGCTCACGCTGACCGGCTGCGCCATCGCGAGCGTGCCGCCGTTCGACGCCGAACTCGTGCCGCCCGTCTTCTTCAGCGCGCCCGCGAGCGCGCTCGAAAATTCGACGTCGCGCGCCTTGTAGCCGGGCGTGTCCGCGTTAGCGATATTCGACGACAGCAATTCCTGCCGATAAGCGCGCACGTCGAGCGCCTCACGGCCAAAGGCGAATTCCTTGTCGAGTCTGTCTAGCATTGCGGTTTCTCCTGTCGGCAGTGCCGAGGCCTTTTTGCATGACACGCATCTTAGGAGCCGCGCACAAGAACTAATCCGACGAATAACCGGGAAACGGGGCCTCTATTCGACGCTTGGCTGCTGCAGCCGATATCTAGAATGCGTTTCGTGGTCTGGCGCGGATGGGTTTTCCGCGTTCGGCCGGAATGCAGTGGCCGCGCGGTGTGCGGCCGGTCGAATAGAGACGTCGCGCAGCGCATGCGCGGCGTGAAGGAGAGAAGTAATGAGCAGGTCCGCGAAACGTGCATCGAAGCCTACGGCCCGCGCCGCAGCGACGTTCGCGCGCCGCACGCTGCGCGGACTCGCGGGCGTGTCGTTGTTCATGAGCGTCGCGTCGGGCGCGTATGCGCAGCAGGCCGACGGCCCGATCGTCATTCCGGGCAACGCCGAGACCAATCCCGCCGCCGCAGCCGAGATGGCCAAGAGCCTGAATCAGCCTGTTGCGCGCTCGTCCGCGCCGGTTGCCCCGGTTGCTTCGACTGCGCCGACGCCCGCGCCCGATTACGCGCGCCCGAGCGGTTATCGCGCCGCGACGAAAGCCGCCGACGCCGCCATGCGCAACGCCGCGCTCGCACTCGAAGCCCGCGCCGACGCCGCCGACGATTCCATGAACGGCGCGACGAACGACGCGAACGGCATGATCGTGATTCCGGGTGCGGGCGAGGCGAAGGTTGCGCGGCCGGCTGTTATCGCTACTGCGGCACCCGCGCCGTTGACGAGAGTGCCTGCCGCATCCGCGTCGCGCGACGTGATGCCCGTCGTCGTCACCCGCGACGATGCCATCGCCCGCAATCAGAACGTGAGGCCCGTCGCGGCTGGCGCGGCCGCTCCGGTCGCTGGCGTCGCCAATGCCGCCGCAGCCTCGCCGATGAAGCGCGTCAGCTTCAATCCATCCGCGGCAACGTCCGCAGCACCTTTGCCCCAATCGACGCAAGCGCCCGCCGCGATGCAGGACGGCGAATCGATCCGCGTCGCCGCGCTCGACTTTCTGCGCCAGCAAGCCGCCGGACTGCCAGGCAAAGTGGACATCACCGTCACGCCGGTGTTTCCGCGCGGACTTGCGCCCTGCTCGTCGCTCGATCCGTTCATGCCGACGGGCGCGCGCCTCTGGGGCCGCATGACCGTCGGCGTGCGCTGCGTCGGCGAACGGCCGTGGACGCTTTACGTACAAGCGCGTATCTCGATCAACGCCACTTACTATCTGGCCGCCCGCGCCATCGCGCCGGGCGAGGTCCTGAACCAGGCCGATCTCGTCGCGCGCGACGGCGACATCACCTCCATGCCGCAGGCCATCGTCACCGATCCGTCGCAGGCGGTCGGCGCAGTGGCGCTGTCGCGCGTGCCCGCCGGCCTGCCGCTGCGCACCGACATGCTGCGCGCGGCCAGTTCGGTGTCGATCGGCCAGAACGTGCACGTGATCACCGGCGGCACGGGCTTCACGATTTCGGTCGAAGGTAGCGCGATGAACAACGCCGCGCCCGGCCAGCAAGTGCGTGTAAAAACTGCCGGGGGACAGATCATCACCGGCATCGTGAAGGACAGTCAGACCGTGGAAGTGTCGCTCTGAAGCGGCTTGTGTTCGGCATCCCACGTTTGTTTCATTTTGTTGCAATTGCGCCGAAAGCCCGCCAGACAAGGCTTTGAACGCGATGAGCGCAGCGAACGGCAGTTGGCGGTCCGGTAGCAGGGTAAAGTTTTCAAGCACCCTCGCCGATAAAGGACTCAACACGTTCGGGAATGGACATCGTGAAAATCGAATCGAATAGCAACACCACGCTGGCAGGCCTTCAAGACAACCTGCAACGCGCGTCGCAAAACGACGCAAAAGGTGCCGCGGGCACCGTGCAACAGTCGGGCGCAAACCCGTCGACGAATTCGAAGGTGAGCTTGTCGCCGTTGTCGAGCGACCTGCGCGCATCGAACGGGTCGGACATCGACACGGCGAAAGTCGAGTCGATCAAGGCCGCGATCCGCGACGGCAGCCTGACGATGGACCCGGCCAAGATCGCCGACGGCATTCTGAGCACCGCCCGCGACCTGCTGCAAACGAGAACCCCGCCGACCGGCGGCTGAACGCAGTGACACCGTCCGCGCCTTGGTTTCGAGGCGCGCGCCGGCGAGCAGCGTTCATTGCGCCGGGCGGCTTTTGTGAAACCGCTATTTGAGCGATGCAATGAGAGACGCCCTGCTTGCCACCGTCACGGAAGAAGTCGCCGCTGTTCAGGCCTTCGAATCCCTCCTCGTCGAAGAGGAAAAAGCGTTGATCGCCGCGCAGCCGCTTCCGGCGCTGCCCGGCATCATCGAGAACAAGACCGCGTTGACCGAGCGCATCGCCGCGCTCGAACAGACGCGCGACGCGCAACTCAACGCGCTCGGTTTCCCCGGCGGCCTCGTCGGGATGGAAGCCGCCGCCGCGAACGACGAAGCCATCGCCGCACAATGGGCGCTCCTCACGGCCGCCGCCCGCCGCGCGAAACAAGGCAACAACAACAATGGCGTGCTGATCCGCACGCGCATGGAATACAACCGCAAGACGCTCGCCGCCTTGCAGGTCGCGCCGTCGAAGGCCGGTTTCTACGGCCCGGACGGCCGCGTGCCCGGCGCCTGAGCGCGCCGCACGCTTTATCGAAATAACGGCGCGCGCCTCCCGCAAGGCACGCGCCGCTTTCGTTTCCGACGCTTTCATCGAGCGAATAACCCCCTTTTCTCCAGCCTTATCCGTCGATGGCGACTGGACGCTCTCCGCAATAATTCCTCTCATCGAAAAGCGGCTTTGCGCCGCTCGCCTGTGTGACGCAGAGGAAGGAGTAGGGCCCGGTGGCAGAAGAAAGCGATCTCGAAAAAACCGAATCAGCCACTCCCAAGCGCCTGGAAAAGGCGCGGGAGGAAGGCCAGGTTGCGCGCTCGCGGGAACTCGCCTCCTTCGCGTTGCTGGCGGCGGGATTTTTCGGCGTGTGGGGTTTGTCGGGGCCGATGAGCGAGCACTTGCAGTCGATTCTGCGCGGCGCGTTCACCTTCGATCACGCGATGGTGCTCGACACGCACCAGATGATGATCGGCGCGGCGAAGGCGGGCAAGGAAGGCATGTTCGCGGTGTTGCCGGTGCTGTTGCTCACGTGCTTCGCGGCGCTGGCCGCACCGATGGCGCTCGGCGGCTGGCTCATCACCACGAAGCCGCTCGCGCCGAACTTCGGCCGACTCAATCCGATCAGCGGTCTGGGCAAGATTTTCTCGGTGCAAGGGCCGGTTCAGCTCGGCATGTCGATTCTGAAGACGGTGGTCGTCGGCGGCATGGCGGGCTCGGCGATCTGGAGCCGCAAGGCCGAAGTGCTCGGCCTGCTGACCAAGCCGCTTGCGCTCGCACTCGCCGACGCGATGCATCTGATCTTCGTGTGCTGCGGCATGGCGATCGCGGGTCTGTTTCTCGTCGCGGCCGTCGACGTGCCGTATCAACTCTACTCGCACGCGAAGAAGCTGCGCATGAGCAAAGAAGAAGTGAAGCGCGAGCACAAGGAAAGCGAAGGCGATCCGCACATCAAGGGCAAGATTCGCCAGCAGCAGCGCGCGGCCGCACGCCGCCGGATGATGCAGGCGATTCCGACCGCCGACGTGATCGTGACGAACCCGACGCACTTCGCCGTCGCGCTGAAATACGCCGATGGCGAGATGCGCGCGCCGAAGGTCGTCGCGAAGGGCGTGAACCTCGTCGCGGGGCGTATCCGCGAACTGGGCCGCGAGCACAACGTGCCGCTGCTCGAAGCGCCGCCGCTGGCGCGCGCGCTGTATCACAACGTCGAGATCAACCGCGAGATTCCGGGCGCGCTGTATGGCGCGGTCGCGCAAGTGCTGGCGTGGGTGTATCAGCTCAAACGCTACAAGGAAGACGGCGGCACGAAGCCGGACGATCCGACCGATCTCGACGTGCCGAAAGAACTCGACAAAGGCGGCGTTTCCGACGCCGACGCCGACCGCGAAGCCGCAGAGGCTCTCGGCGGCGACAACCCTGACCAAGGAGCCGCCGCATGAACGCGCGCGCTGGATTTTTCGCCAAACGACCCGACGCGCTGGGTACGCAGAACTTGCGGGCGCTCGCCGGCCCGATCCTGATCTGCATGATCTTGGGCATGATGATTCTGCCCTTGCCGGCGTTCCTGCTGGATCTGCTGTTCACGTTCAACATCGCGCTGTCGGTGATGGTGCTGCTCGTCAGCATGTACACGCAAAAGCCGCTCGACTTCGCGGCGTTCCCGAGCGTGCTGCTGTTCTCGACGCTGCTGCGGCTTTCGCTTAACGTTGCCTCGACGCGTATCGTGCTGCTCGAAGGCCACACCGGCCCGGACGCGGCGGGTCAGGTGATCGAATCGTTCGGGCACTTTCTCGTCGGCGGGAATTTCGCGGTCGGTATTGTCGTGTTCGTGATTCTGATGATCATCAACTTCATGGTGATCACGAAGGGCGCGGGACGTATCGCGGAAGTGGGCGCGCGCTTCACGCTCGACGCGATGCCCGGCAAGCAGATGGCCATCGACGCCGACCTGAACGCCGGCCTCATCAACGAGGAAACCGCGAAGAAGCGCCGCCAGGCCGTCGCGCAGGAAGCCGAGTTCTACGGCTCGATGGACGGCGCGAGCAAGTTCGTGCGCGGCGATGCGATCGCGGGCCTCTTGATCATGGTGATCAACGTGGTCGGCGGGTTGATTGTCGGCATGCTCCAGCACGACATGGACTTCGGCCACGCGGCGACCAACTACACGCTGCTGACGATCGGCGACGGCCTCGTCGCGCAGATTCCGTCGCTCATCATTTCGACGGCGGCGGGCGTGATCGTGTCGCGCGTCGCGACCGAGGAAGATATCGGCACGCAGCTGACCGGGCAACTGTTCCAGAACCCGCGCGTGTTGATGATTACGGGCGTGATCATCGGCATCATGGGGCTGATTCCGGGCATGCCGCATTTTGCGTTCATGCTGCTCGGCGGCGGGCTCATCTACGCCGCGCGCACGATGAACAAGCGCGCCGAAGCAAAGAAGAAAGCAGGCTCGATCACCGATGTCACGCCGCTCGCCTCGGCTGCGGCGGCGACCGCGGAGAACGCGGAAGCGAGCTGGGAAGATGTCGCGCTGATCGATCCGCTCGGGCTGGAAGTGGGCTACCGGCTGATTCCGCTCGTCGACAAGAACGCCGATGGCGAACTGCTCAAGCGCATCAAGGGCATCCGCAAGAAGTTCGCGCAGGAAATCGGCTTTCTGCCGCCGGTCATTCATATTCGCGACAATCTCGAATTGCGGCCGAACGGTTATCGCATTGCGCTGAAGGGCGTGGAAGTGGGCGTCGGCGAAGCGTTCCCGGGCCAGTGGCTCGCGATCAATCCGGGGCAGGTGTCGGCGGCGCTGCCGGGCACGCAGACGCAGGACCCGGCGTTCGGCTTGCCGGCGGTGTGGATCGATACGAACCTGCGCGAGCAGGCGCAGGTGTATGGCTATACCGTCGTCGATGCGAGTACGGTCGTCGCGACGCATTTGAATCATCTCGTAGTGACGCACGCCGCCGAACTGCTCGGCCGGCAGGAAGTGCAGGCGCTGCTCGAACGCATCGGCAAGGACACGCCTTCGCTCACGGAAGATCTGGTGCCGAAGGTGCTGTCGCTCACGACCTTGCAAAAGGTGCTGCAGAACCTGCTCGACGAAAGCGTGCCGATCCGCGACATGCGCACGATTCTCGACGCGCTCCAGGAGCACGCGCCGCGCATGGCCGATCCGTACGATCTCACTGGCGCCGTGCGTCTCGCGCTCGGTCGCGCGATCACGCAGCAGTGGTATCCGGGCAGCGACGATCTACAGGTGATGGGCCTCGATCCGACGCTGGAGCGGGTGCTGTCGCAGGCGCTGTCGACCGGAACGAATCCGGGGCTCGAACCGGGGCTGGCGCAAACGCTGATGACGTCGACGCAGAACGCGATGATGCGTCAGCAGAATCTGGGCTTGCCGCCGGTGCTGCTGGTGCAGCATTCACTGCGCGCCATGCTTGCGCGCTTCCTGCGGCGGAGCCTGCCGCAGTTGAAGGTGCTGTCGTATGCGGAAGTGCCGGATACGCGGAATGTGAAGGTGGTGAATCTGATTGGGGGGTGATTGCGGCGGTGCCGGTTCCTGATTTCGCTCTGTTCGGATTCGCATCGACACCTTGCAGCATTGTTTGCTCCGCATGACATTCATATCGTCATGCTAAGCAAAGTCGATGCGTTCAGACATCCGCCAGACGGACGACTTGCGCCGAACCCCGATCCGACGCAAGCCGCAACGACTCAACACTCCACAATATTCACCGCCAACCCGCCGCGCGACGTTTCCTTGTACTTGGTCTTCATATCCGCGCCGGTTTCGCGCATGGTCTTGATGACCGAATCCAGCGAAACGTAGTGCGAGCCGTCGCCGCGCATCGCCATGCGCGCGGCATTGACCGCCTTGACCGAGCCCATCGCGTTCCGCTCGATGCACGGAATCTGCACCATTCCACCCACCGGATCGCACGTCAGCCCGAGGTTGTGCTCCATGCCGATTTCCCCCGCGTTCTCCACCTGCGCAGGCGTGCCGCCGAGCACCGCGGCGAGCGCGCCCGCCGCCATCGAACACGCGACGCCGACTTCGCCCTGACAGCCCACTTCCGCACCCGAGATCGACGCGTTCATCTTGTACAGAATGCCGATTGCCGCCGCCGTCAGCAGGAAGTCGATCACGCCCTGTTCGTTCGATCCCGGCACGAAGCGATCGTAGTAATGCAGCACCGCCGGAACGATGCCCGCCGCGCCGTTGGTCGGCGCCGTCACGACGCGCCCGCCCACCGCGTTCTCTTCATTCACCGCGATCGCGTAGAGATTGATCCAGTCGATCATCGACAACGGATCGCGCAGCGCCTGCTCCGGCTTTTCCGCCAGCGCCTTGTACAACAGCGGCGCGCGGCGCTTCACCTGGAACGGCCCCGGCAAATGCCCTTCGGCTTCCGGATTGCCGATGCCGCAACCACGCGCGACGCAATCCTGCATGACGTCCCAGATGCGCAGCAGCCCGCTGCGGATTTCGTCCTCGCTGCGCCAGACGCGCTCGTTCTCCCACATCAGCTGCGCAATCGACTTGCCGGATTCGGCGCACATCTTCATCAACTCGTCGCCGGTCAGGAACGGATACGGCAAGTGCTCGTGTGCGCTCAGGACCGCCGTGTTCGCCGCGCCCGCCGTCACGACGAAGCCGCCGCCCACCGACAGATATGTCGCCTCGCGCAGCAATGCGCCGCTCGAATCGAATGCGTGCAGCTTCATGCCGTTGGGATGCTCCGGCAGCGCCTGCCGGTAGAACGCAATGTTCTCCTTCAGCGTGAACGGGATCTTGTGCTCGCCGAGCAGCGCGAGCGTCTTCGATGCGCGAACCTGCTCCAGCCTCGGAA
It encodes the following:
- the flgM gene encoding flagellar biosynthesis anti-sigma factor FlgM, with the protein product MKIESNSNTTLAGLQDNLQRASQNDAKGAAGTVQQSGANPSTNSKVSLSPLSSDLRASNGSDIDTAKVESIKAAIRDGSLTMDPAKIADGILSTARDLLQTRTPPTGG
- the flhB gene encoding flagellar biosynthesis protein FlhB, with product MAEESDLEKTESATPKRLEKAREEGQVARSRELASFALLAAGFFGVWGLSGPMSEHLQSILRGAFTFDHAMVLDTHQMMIGAAKAGKEGMFAVLPVLLLTCFAALAAPMALGGWLITTKPLAPNFGRLNPISGLGKIFSVQGPVQLGMSILKTVVVGGMAGSAIWSRKAEVLGLLTKPLALALADAMHLIFVCCGMAIAGLFLVAAVDVPYQLYSHAKKLRMSKEEVKREHKESEGDPHIKGKIRQQQRAAARRRMMQAIPTADVIVTNPTHFAVALKYADGEMRAPKVVAKGVNLVAGRIRELGREHNVPLLEAPPLARALYHNVEINREIPGALYGAVAQVLAWVYQLKRYKEDGGTKPDDPTDLDVPKELDKGGVSDADADREAAEALGGDNPDQGAAA
- a CDS encoding flagella synthesis protein FlgN, producing the protein MRDALLATVTEEVAAVQAFESLLVEEEKALIAAQPLPALPGIIENKTALTERIAALEQTRDAQLNALGFPGGLVGMEAAAANDEAIAAQWALLTAAARRAKQGNNNNGVLIRTRMEYNRKTLAALQVAPSKAGFYGPDGRVPGA
- the flgB gene encoding flagellar basal body rod protein FlgB — encoded protein: MLDRLDKEFAFGREALDVRAYRQELLSSNIANADTPGYKARDVEFSSALAGALKKTGGTSSASNGGTLAMAQPVSVSMGAAMATTAKGHMAGTSTLNASGGSTDDYGRLAYRVPSQPSLDGNTVDLDAERVQFADNALHFEAGMTVLSSQIKSMLAAITSNS
- the flgA gene encoding flagellar basal body P-ring formation chaperone FlgA, producing MSRSAKRASKPTARAAATFARRTLRGLAGVSLFMSVASGAYAQQADGPIVIPGNAETNPAAAAEMAKSLNQPVARSSAPVAPVASTAPTPAPDYARPSGYRAATKAADAAMRNAALALEARADAADDSMNGATNDANGMIVIPGAGEAKVARPAVIATAAPAPLTRVPAASASRDVMPVVVTRDDAIARNQNVRPVAAGAAAPVAGVANAAAASPMKRVSFNPSAATSAAPLPQSTQAPAAMQDGESIRVAALDFLRQQAAGLPGKVDITVTPVFPRGLAPCSSLDPFMPTGARLWGRMTVGVRCVGERPWTLYVQARISINATYYLAARAIAPGEVLNQADLVARDGDITSMPQAIVTDPSQAVGAVALSRVPAGLPLRTDMLRAASSVSIGQNVHVITGGTGFTISVEGSAMNNAAPGQQVRVKTAGGQIITGIVKDSQTVEVSL
- the flhA gene encoding flagellar biosynthesis protein FlhA; protein product: MNARAGFFAKRPDALGTQNLRALAGPILICMILGMMILPLPAFLLDLLFTFNIALSVMVLLVSMYTQKPLDFAAFPSVLLFSTLLRLSLNVASTRIVLLEGHTGPDAAGQVIESFGHFLVGGNFAVGIVVFVILMIINFMVITKGAGRIAEVGARFTLDAMPGKQMAIDADLNAGLINEETAKKRRQAVAQEAEFYGSMDGASKFVRGDAIAGLLIMVINVVGGLIVGMLQHDMDFGHAATNYTLLTIGDGLVAQIPSLIISTAAGVIVSRVATEEDIGTQLTGQLFQNPRVLMITGVIIGIMGLIPGMPHFAFMLLGGGLIYAARTMNKRAEAKKKAGSITDVTPLASAAAATAENAEASWEDVALIDPLGLEVGYRLIPLVDKNADGELLKRIKGIRKKFAQEIGFLPPVIHIRDNLELRPNGYRIALKGVEVGVGEAFPGQWLAINPGQVSAALPGTQTQDPAFGLPAVWIDTNLREQAQVYGYTVVDASTVVATHLNHLVVTHAAELLGRQEVQALLERIGKDTPSLTEDLVPKVLSLTTLQKVLQNLLDESVPIRDMRTILDALQEHAPRMADPYDLTGAVRLALGRAITQQWYPGSDDLQVMGLDPTLERVLSQALSTGTNPGLEPGLAQTLMTSTQNAMMRQQNLGLPPVLLVQHSLRAMLARFLRRSLPQLKVLSYAEVPDTRNVKVVNLIGG